The Bradyrhizobium sp. CCBAU 53340 nucleotide sequence GGGACATATGGACAAAAAGCCCATCCTGCCCAAGGCACACTGCCTCAACCTCGCGGCTTGACGGTAGGGACAACACCACAGCGCTTACATGTTGCGCCAACTCAGCGATCGAAGGATGTTCACGGGCACCGGCTGAAGCAAATCGATTCGCACCGAAACGATTCTTGTTGGCTTTGATATGCAGTTCAATTTGATGACGCATCAGGCTAATACCCATTCCAGTTCCCATTCGCCCGACGCCGACAAGACCTATTCTCTGTTTCGCAGTGCTAGGACCTGCGTTTGGTGATGATGCCTCGCTGAACATGGTTCATGCACTCTAGAAAAAGCCGTGCCTTTGTAAGATAGGCAACAGCTCATGATGGTTGTTAATCGAATAGTCAGGATTTGCCGCCCGCAAGCGCGAGTCCGAAACAAAACCTCCGGTGATCGATATGCTTATGAGTGCGAGATTGCGTGCGATGTCCATTTCGATCGGCATATCGCCGATGATAAACGTCGACGCCGGGTCGAGGCTGTACTTCTGCATGTAGAGGCGAAGCCGCTCTCCTTTGCTCATCGATTTGTATTGAGTGGCGCGGCTTTCAAAGGCGAGAGCTTCGTTGATGTAGTCATGGATTCCAAGTCTTCTCAATTGGGACCGAAGGGGGGCAACGATATGGTTGCTCACGATGACGGACAAAGCTGCTTCTCGGTGCGCTAGCTCCAGCACTCTACGCGCGCCCTCGCGCAGATCGGCGCGATCCGCAAGTGGTTCATAGGTGTTGTGAAAGACAGCGCTGCCATCGCGATCCACGGCCGCAACCTCGTCCTGCGACATTCCGAGATTGCGATAAAGAAGAGATAGCGGGAGGTCGCAATGTTCCCGAAACGTCTCCATATTGATCGGCGCGTAACCAAAGCGGTTCAGAATAGCATTAGTCGTTTGAAGCAGTGCGTGCGCATCATCGAGCAACGTTCCATTCCAATCAAAGACGAGAACGGGTTTCATTAATGACCTCAAGCGTGAACTGATTGCATGCGGGGAAGATCAGCCACCAATTCGCGCAGATTCCTGTCCGCCCGCTCCTGTCCCGCCCGAGTTGGCATCTCGAATGTAAAGGGTGACAGATCGAAGCTCTCCGGTCTCAGGGGCAGCAACGATTCTAGCAGTGGGAAGGGCAGATACGTTATCGAGGCTGCGTTGATGGATGTCGCGATGTTGCTTTCGATGAGTCTCAAAACGTGGGGTTCCATCTTGTGAAAGCGAAGGCTTTGCGTTCGCTGCTCGGACGGCAGTCGTTTCCAAATCTGCCAGAATGCGAGCTCATCGAGTGTGTTGATACCCATGCCGTAGTAGTTCGGAGCCACTATAGGCGGCGAACCGATCGCCCAATGCACGGCTTTGGCTCCGGCGGTAAGGAGCATGCTCGTGACAGCTCGACTGGTATCGCCGCGAATGAGTGCTTCGTCGACAATTACTACGCTGGTTTTAGTCAGGTCAGTTTCCAGTACTCGGTACTTTTGAGAAATGCGGGACTTTCGCTCGTCGGTCGTGCCGATGAGCGTTCGCTGAAGAAACGTCGTGGCGACCACTTCACGACGCTCGGCGAGCAGCCCGTATTCCGCGAGAGATGCGTACAGGCCATCGGCGAACGGACCACCTGTACGCGGCTTGGAGGAAACGAGTGTGCAGGTAGGATCTGCTTCAGCTTGCAGTCGCTGCGCAACAATCCCACCCAAGGCAGCACCGATATTGTACCGGGTTTCGAAATGTGAATGGCCTTCGACCGACGTATTCGGACTTCCTAAATAGAGAGCTTCGTACGCGCAGAGCCTGGCTTTATGTCGCCCGTTGTGCACGGCACGACTAACGCTGCCCCCCGTCGTTCCGTCCACATACGTTATGTGGCCCGGCGAGATCTGCCGCGTCTTACCCTCGAGAGCGGCAAAGGCACAATTTTCAGAGGCGAAGAGCAAGAACCCGTCATCTGTTTGCATGGTCTCCAACGGTCGCAAGCCGCTTCGATTGCGGTAAGCAATGAGATTTCCGTCTCCGTCCAGGAAAAGCGCGCTAATAGCGCCGTCAATACGATCGTCAATCTCTCGAAAAACGGTTTCGTAATTGGCCGCTAGACCGTGGCGCCAGTAGTGTCGTTCACAACAGCGTTCAATACACTTGAGCAAGAGCTCAGCATCTGTGTTGACGGTTGATCGTTGCTCCTGGGCAAGAAAGGCTCCCCTGAGTTCACGAGCATTGACCAAGGCCTCATCCAGAGAAATGGCCAGATGGCGGCTGGTGCCTGCATTGTTATGAATTGACTGAAGGTCGACGCCATCACTGAGTTCGCGGCATCGGCTACGGACTTGAGCGATTGCAACATGAGGCCGAAAACGCCGATCTTGTTCGTTGGGATCAATGCGCACTGAAGCGCTCGATGACTGAAACGCTCTCCCATATCGAATACCTTGTTTGTGCATGAAAGCCGCAACGCCGACCGCCGCCTGGCCACGAAGCGCAAGTTTCGGGATCATGTGCTCGAGTCGATCATAAACATCCGCCTGCGAATTGCTTGAAGGACAAAAAAACGCAGCAGCAACGCCGGACATGCCTTTACCCCTCTTGTCGAAGAACCGATGTCCCGGCTCGCATCATTGGCGAATGCACCACGGCGTGACGACGTGGCTCTGCTCTCTTTAAGCAAGCGCC carries:
- a CDS encoding HAD family hydrolase, which translates into the protein MKPVLVFDWNGTLLDDAHALLQTTNAILNRFGYAPINMETFREHCDLPLSLLYRNLGMSQDEVAAVDRDGSAVFHNTYEPLADRADLREGARRVLELAHREAALSVIVSNHIVAPLRSQLRRLGIHDYINEALAFESRATQYKSMSKGERLRLYMQKYSLDPASTFIIGDMPIEMDIARNLALISISITGGFVSDSRLRAANPDYSINNHHELLPILQRHGFF